One segment of Arcanobacterium phocae DNA contains the following:
- a CDS encoding CDP-alcohol phosphatidyltransferase family protein yields the protein MKDTVQRPYPLSRYVKAWAVHAFTMTGVIWVILATRALMLDDYKMMWLWLGIALVVDAADGPMARKAKVLEVVPWFSGTMMDNIVDYMTWTMVPVVFMAEVLPFGGEHFAIGAASLAATSSMFCYANTKMKSSDWYFVGFPAAWNIVIVILWLFGTPAIFNWIVVIAFTILAVIPWKWVHPFRVKHLRIFNALAAITWVAITAVWVIIYPATPLWILIPWWISGLWLLVAGAIRTWRDRPDPEALIESAH from the coding sequence GTGAAAGATACAGTTCAACGGCCCTACCCGCTATCGCGCTATGTAAAGGCTTGGGCAGTACACGCCTTCACCATGACAGGCGTCATATGGGTAATCTTGGCAACCCGTGCTCTAATGCTTGACGACTATAAGATGATGTGGCTATGGCTAGGCATCGCATTAGTGGTTGATGCCGCAGATGGACCGATGGCACGCAAAGCGAAGGTTCTCGAGGTGGTGCCATGGTTTTCGGGCACAATGATGGATAATATCGTTGACTATATGACGTGGACTATGGTCCCAGTAGTGTTTATGGCAGAAGTACTCCCCTTTGGCGGTGAGCATTTCGCTATTGGTGCAGCTAGCCTCGCAGCCACATCCTCAATGTTCTGTTACGCCAATACTAAGATGAAATCATCCGACTGGTACTTCGTGGGATTCCCCGCAGCATGGAACATCGTTATCGTCATCTTGTGGTTGTTTGGTACACCGGCCATCTTTAATTGGATTGTCGTTATAGCATTTACAATTCTTGCTGTTATCCCATGGAAGTGGGTGCATCCATTCCGCGTCAAGCACCTAAGAATATTTAACGCACTTGCAGCTATCACTTGGGTAGCAATTACCGCAGTCTGGGTAATCATATACCCTGCAACTCCCCTGTGGATCCTAATCCCATGGTGGATTTCTGGCCTATGGCTACTTGTTGCCGGTGCTATTCGCACGTGGCGCGATCGGCCTGATCCTGAGGCATTAATAGAGTCCGCACACTAA
- a CDS encoding DUF3145 domain-containing protein — protein MVKQKYTTRGVIFIHSVTPAVQPHVEWAVGSLLGYPVHFEWTAQPAVPSMNRGEVSWTGEVGTGAAIASALGGWEHLRFEITEEASPISDGGRWSCTPGLGIFYAQTDLLGNVVVPENRVRAALEQAGDDPQEMRRMLDIALGTAWDDELEVFRYAGAGAPVRWLHRVG, from the coding sequence ATGGTGAAACAAAAATATACTACTCGTGGAGTTATTTTCATCCACTCAGTCACACCGGCTGTTCAACCTCACGTTGAATGGGCGGTTGGAAGTTTGCTCGGATATCCTGTTCATTTCGAATGGACTGCGCAGCCAGCAGTACCATCAATGAACCGTGGTGAAGTGTCATGGACTGGCGAAGTTGGTACTGGTGCCGCTATCGCATCTGCACTGGGCGGTTGGGAGCACCTTCGTTTCGAAATTACCGAAGAAGCATCGCCCATATCCGATGGCGGCCGGTGGTCGTGTACTCCTGGTCTCGGAATTTTTTATGCGCAGACCGACCTATTAGGGAACGTCGTCGTTCCGGAAAATCGAGTGCGTGCAGCGCTGGAACAAGCCGGGGATGATCCGCAGGAGATGCGCCGGATGCTCGATATTGCTTTGGGTACTGCGTGGGATGATGAATTAGAAGTTTTTCGTTATGCAGGTGCTGGAGCGCCGGTGCGATGGCTACACCGAGTTGGTTAG
- a CDS encoding peptide deformylase, with protein MSYRDIRIIGDPVLRSVCDPITRITPGIEQLVRDLMENVQEPGRAGLAANQIGVSYRAFSWNIEGNTGYILNPMIVETSDETQDGDEGCLSVPDLWYPCRRPWYARAEGIDLQGNKVVVEGEEIWGRLIQHECDHLDGYIYVDRLERHLRKEALTALRSRK; from the coding sequence ATGAGTTACCGAGATATTCGAATAATTGGAGATCCAGTTTTACGAAGCGTATGCGATCCGATTACGCGCATCACACCAGGTATTGAGCAGCTTGTTCGCGATTTGATGGAGAATGTTCAGGAGCCCGGCAGAGCTGGATTAGCTGCGAATCAAATTGGTGTATCTTATCGCGCATTTTCGTGGAATATCGAGGGGAATACAGGCTACATACTCAACCCGATGATTGTGGAAACATCTGACGAAACGCAAGACGGTGATGAAGGCTGTCTATCCGTTCCAGACTTATGGTATCCGTGTCGACGTCCATGGTATGCACGAGCTGAAGGCATCGATTTACAGGGAAATAAAGTTGTTGTTGAAGGTGAAGAAATCTGGGGCCGCCTTATCCAGCACGAATGTGATCATTTAGATGGTTACATATACGTTGATCGCCTAGAACGGCATTTAAGAAAAGAAGCATTGACAGCATTAAGGTCTCGCAAATGA
- a CDS encoding TIGR01777 family oxidoreductase: MNTSRPSLVIAGATGFIGSYLVKAAVSAGYHVTRLVRSLPPETPLHCTDVVWEPSAHKVDETVMAGATGVICLNGAPLIGKAWTKSYKKLLWDSRIDSVQTLVEGIRRLSDEERPECFISGSAIGFYESDSGDLVLNEGMPSGTGFLADLCSSWESCAQRCEDEAGVRTVMIRTGLVMGADGGMLGILQHLYRAGLGGPLSDGSAWMSTISLIDHVRAILYAVVHPVLHGPINAVCPQPVRNQEWNALLARHLHRPAVIRIPLKPLSWLFPHAIGETIMASQRVVPVALLDAGFTFTAPTVTDIFCQALPQR; this comes from the coding sequence ATGAATACATCACGGCCATCTCTCGTTATCGCCGGTGCAACTGGTTTCATTGGATCATATTTGGTGAAAGCTGCAGTGTCTGCTGGCTATCACGTGACGCGTTTAGTGCGTTCGCTTCCTCCTGAGACTCCGTTGCACTGTACTGATGTTGTCTGGGAACCGTCAGCTCACAAAGTCGATGAGACTGTCATGGCGGGTGCTACTGGCGTTATCTGTCTTAACGGTGCTCCGCTGATTGGTAAAGCGTGGACTAAATCCTATAAGAAACTATTGTGGGATTCGCGAATCGATTCTGTTCAAACTCTTGTCGAAGGAATCAGACGGCTTTCCGACGAGGAACGCCCGGAGTGTTTCATTTCTGGCAGTGCTATTGGTTTTTATGAATCGGATTCAGGGGATTTGGTTCTTAATGAAGGTATGCCGAGTGGGACTGGATTTCTCGCTGACTTGTGTTCGTCATGGGAATCTTGTGCACAACGTTGTGAAGATGAAGCCGGTGTACGAACCGTGATGATTAGAACGGGTTTGGTAATGGGAGCCGACGGCGGTATGCTCGGAATTCTTCAGCACCTCTATCGCGCCGGTTTAGGCGGTCCGCTTTCCGATGGATCAGCATGGATGTCCACTATCTCGTTGATTGACCATGTGCGCGCAATTCTGTATGCCGTGGTCCATCCGGTGTTACACGGGCCGATCAATGCAGTGTGTCCGCAACCAGTTCGAAACCAAGAATGGAATGCGCTGTTAGCGCGGCATCTCCATCGTCCGGCTGTTATTCGGATACCATTAAAACCGCTTTCGTGGCTGTTTCCACATGCGATCGGGGAGACTATTATGGCTTCGCAACGAGTGGTGCCAGTTGCACTATTGGATGCGGGTTTTACATTCACAGCTCCAACTGTGACGGATATTTTTTGTCAGGCTTTGCCACAGCGATAG
- a CDS encoding rhodanese-like domain-containing protein has product MGFFDFIYPAGSSPQLTTAQAFQEQQDGARIIDIRDIIEWNKGHVLDSFHIPQAKLLRPGAGIDKDDRLILVCNTGTISLSVAHKLVQEGYDATSIHGGFDSWKRSGYPIRYR; this is encoded by the coding sequence ATGGGATTTTTTGATTTTATCTATCCGGCTGGGTCTTCCCCACAGCTCACTACTGCACAAGCATTTCAAGAGCAACAAGATGGCGCTCGAATTATCGACATTCGAGACATTATCGAATGGAATAAAGGTCATGTACTTGATAGTTTTCATATCCCGCAAGCAAAATTATTACGTCCAGGTGCCGGCATCGATAAAGATGATCGGCTAATACTGGTATGCAACACTGGCACTATCTCTCTATCGGTGGCTCACAAACTTGTTCAAGAAGGATACGATGCCACTTCTATTCATGGTGGTTTTGACAGTTGGAAACGATCCGGATACCCAATTCGCTATCGGTGA
- a CDS encoding ABC transporter permease subunit, with product MSVLTYEKEEQLLAPIKEYVGNIQSEIDVLREDGTTKVTRLQHQLRNMKADRTLSKDERAELRRRDEKELAEARRVQTANRPRINKLVARAEKYIDDNFDKTYLSKVEASVEEEKRQAKEEYERQLRVVKKEHENAISEIRKQGGDDLKQELKDEDVVYKNKQYDAKISLQHRMQAAKDRRHAAVAEKYHMIDLLRNSDFTFKQTFAQKIENYRYSFNRRQFLLKNGLYIVIVLIFIAMAVLAPITKGVDLFTTQNVLNILQQASPRMFLALGVAGLILLTGTDLSIGRMVGMGMVIATVVMHKGPNTGSVFGHAFDFTGIPVGGRVVLALIACIIATTAFTMIAGFFTARFKMHPFVSTMANMLIIFGLVTYATKGVSFGAIESEIPRMIVPNVSGFPTIILWAVAATIVVWFIWNKTTFGKNLYAVGGNPEAAAVSGISVFKVTMGAFILAGVLYGFGSWLEAARMFGSGSAAYGQGWDMDAIAACVVGGVSFTGGIGKISGVVTGVMIFTGLTYSLTILGIDTNLQFVFEGIIILAAVTLDSLKYVQKK from the coding sequence ATGAGTGTCCTAACTTATGAAAAAGAAGAACAACTCCTCGCGCCTATCAAAGAATATGTTGGAAATATCCAATCTGAAATAGATGTTTTGCGTGAAGACGGAACAACAAAGGTAACTCGATTACAGCATCAGCTTCGCAACATGAAAGCTGACCGTACGCTGTCGAAAGATGAGCGGGCTGAGCTACGACGCCGCGATGAGAAAGAACTCGCTGAGGCGCGACGTGTTCAAACAGCTAATCGACCACGCATCAATAAACTGGTAGCGCGTGCTGAGAAATACATCGATGATAATTTTGATAAAACGTACCTCAGTAAAGTTGAAGCTAGCGTAGAGGAAGAAAAGCGTCAGGCGAAAGAAGAATATGAGCGTCAGCTTCGTGTTGTTAAAAAGGAGCATGAAAATGCGATTTCTGAAATACGTAAGCAAGGCGGTGATGACCTCAAGCAAGAACTGAAAGACGAAGACGTCGTCTACAAAAATAAGCAGTACGATGCAAAAATCTCGTTACAGCATCGGATGCAAGCGGCTAAAGATCGTCGGCATGCGGCAGTAGCAGAGAAATATCATATGATCGATCTGCTTCGAAACTCCGACTTTACGTTCAAGCAGACTTTTGCGCAGAAGATCGAAAATTATCGATACTCGTTTAATCGGCGTCAGTTCTTGCTGAAAAACGGCTTGTATATCGTTATCGTTTTGATCTTCATTGCTATGGCGGTTCTGGCTCCGATTACTAAGGGCGTTGACCTCTTTACAACGCAGAATGTTTTGAATATTTTGCAGCAGGCTTCACCGCGCATGTTCTTAGCGCTAGGTGTTGCTGGACTTATTTTGCTCACTGGCACTGATTTGTCGATCGGTCGAATGGTTGGCATGGGCATGGTGATTGCAACGGTCGTTATGCACAAGGGACCCAATACTGGAAGCGTATTCGGACACGCTTTTGACTTCACTGGAATCCCCGTTGGAGGACGTGTGGTCTTGGCACTGATTGCGTGTATTATCGCCACGACCGCCTTCACGATGATCGCAGGATTCTTTACCGCACGATTTAAAATGCACCCATTCGTTTCCACAATGGCAAACATGCTCATCATTTTTGGACTTGTCACGTATGCGACCAAGGGCGTGAGCTTCGGAGCTATCGAATCCGAAATTCCGCGAATGATCGTGCCAAATGTCTCTGGCTTCCCAACGATTATTCTTTGGGCAGTGGCCGCCACAATTGTTGTGTGGTTTATCTGGAACAAGACCACTTTCGGAAAGAATCTTTACGCTGTTGGCGGCAACCCAGAAGCTGCTGCGGTTTCCGGAATCTCCGTGTTTAAAGTGACTATGGGAGCTTTCATCCTTGCAGGCGTCCTCTACGGTTTCGGCTCTTGGTTGGAAGCTGCGCGAATGTTCGGTTCTGGCTCCGCAGCTTACGGCCAAGGTTGGGATATGGACGCTATCGCCGCGTGCGTGGTTGGTGGCGTGTCGTTCACCGGTGGTATCGGAAAGATCTCTGGTGTTGTGACCGGTGTGATGATCTTTACCGGTCTGACATATTCGTTAACGATCTTGGGAATTGACACCAATCTCCAGTTTGTCTTCGAAGGAATTATTATTCTTGCGGCAGTGACGTTGGATTCGTTGAAGTACGTTCAGAAGAAGTAG
- the dnaG gene encoding DNA primase: MGGMIKRSVIDDVRDKTRIEDVVGEYVTLKTAGVGSMKGLCPFHDEKTPSFHVRPHVNRWHCFGCGEGGDAISFIERIEHVSFVEAVELLARKAGVAIEYEENGRNSRDDSRPRDVTRARLIDAHRVAEEFYVQQLATEAGKPARDLLAARGFSSQAIADFRVGYSPDSWDGLLTELRRRGFTDKEISASGLASQKTRGLYDRFRGRVMWPIHSITGEPIGFGARKLLDSDQGPKYLNTPETMIYKKSGVLYGLDVAKKAISSERAIVVVEGYTDVMAAHLAGVTNAVATCGTAFGTEHVKIVRRLMGDSANPAAGVMMSNGHAFGGEVIFTFDGDAAGQKAALRAFQEDQSFAAQTFVAVSENGMDPCELRMAGGDEAVRQLVAQRKPLFEFAIRSMLRELPLHSVEGRTAGLRAAAPIVAQIRDRVLQSEYSRQLAGWLGMDETLVRDSVRQAARSGNAPQRHSAENEGPLPQPVLASRDSLRDPVTRVERQALEVMLQLPGMAHTAHADQIPVRTFLTPIHQSIFDAISAAGTVSAYDDKFTQLKHSGVDENTASIRASAWFIEQVENNADDLVRGAIRQLTVAPLPENGGEESWRYVRGIIVSLIRQGITQQIADVRREMQTIAADSPQQEQLFEILMRLEATRRAYDEDDGL; the protein is encoded by the coding sequence ATGGGTGGAATGATTAAACGATCAGTAATCGACGATGTGCGGGACAAGACACGCATCGAAGATGTTGTCGGGGAATATGTCACGTTGAAAACAGCTGGCGTCGGATCCATGAAAGGCCTGTGTCCTTTCCACGATGAAAAGACCCCGTCATTCCATGTGCGTCCTCACGTTAATCGCTGGCATTGTTTTGGCTGTGGCGAGGGCGGCGACGCGATTTCGTTCATTGAACGAATTGAGCATGTGTCTTTCGTTGAAGCAGTCGAGCTTTTGGCTCGCAAAGCGGGTGTTGCTATCGAGTATGAGGAGAACGGACGAAATAGTCGAGACGATTCGCGGCCTCGTGATGTGACGCGTGCCCGACTCATCGATGCTCATCGTGTTGCGGAAGAATTTTATGTACAACAGTTGGCGACGGAAGCTGGTAAACCAGCACGGGATCTTTTGGCTGCCCGTGGCTTCAGTTCGCAAGCGATTGCAGATTTCCGAGTTGGTTATTCTCCTGATTCCTGGGATGGGTTACTAACGGAGCTTCGTCGGCGTGGCTTTACTGATAAAGAAATTTCGGCGTCTGGTTTGGCTTCACAAAAAACTCGGGGCTTGTATGATCGTTTCCGAGGCCGCGTGATGTGGCCGATTCATTCGATTACTGGGGAGCCTATTGGTTTTGGTGCGCGAAAATTGCTTGACTCAGATCAAGGACCTAAATACTTAAACACTCCAGAAACAATGATTTATAAAAAATCAGGTGTGTTGTATGGACTCGATGTTGCGAAAAAGGCAATATCTTCGGAGCGCGCAATCGTCGTCGTCGAAGGATATACCGATGTGATGGCAGCCCATCTAGCAGGCGTGACAAATGCGGTTGCGACTTGTGGTACTGCTTTCGGTACGGAGCATGTAAAAATAGTACGTCGGCTTATGGGCGATTCTGCAAATCCTGCTGCCGGCGTAATGATGAGTAACGGGCACGCTTTCGGTGGGGAAGTCATCTTCACATTCGACGGCGATGCGGCCGGCCAGAAGGCCGCGTTGCGGGCGTTCCAAGAAGATCAAAGTTTTGCGGCTCAAACCTTCGTCGCTGTGTCAGAAAATGGTATGGATCCATGTGAGTTACGGATGGCAGGGGGAGATGAAGCTGTGCGCCAATTGGTAGCACAACGTAAACCGCTCTTTGAATTCGCGATTCGATCCATGCTACGTGAGTTGCCATTGCATTCTGTTGAGGGAAGAACTGCTGGTTTGCGGGCAGCTGCGCCGATCGTGGCGCAAATACGAGACCGAGTGTTGCAGTCAGAATATTCACGCCAACTTGCTGGCTGGCTGGGAATGGATGAGACATTAGTCCGCGATAGCGTCCGCCAGGCAGCACGCTCTGGGAACGCGCCACAGCGGCATAGTGCCGAAAATGAAGGACCGCTTCCGCAGCCAGTGCTTGCATCCCGCGATAGCTTACGTGATCCAGTAACGCGGGTTGAACGGCAAGCCTTAGAAGTCATGCTGCAACTACCTGGGATGGCGCATACAGCTCATGCAGATCAAATTCCGGTTCGAACCTTCCTCACTCCGATTCACCAGAGCATATTCGATGCTATTAGCGCTGCTGGTACGGTGAGTGCCTATGATGACAAATTTACTCAGTTGAAGCATTCTGGAGTAGACGAGAATACGGCTTCGATTCGGGCGAGCGCATGGTTTATTGAACAAGTTGAAAATAATGCCGATGACCTCGTTCGAGGTGCGATTCGACAGCTGACTGTTGCACCGTTGCCAGAAAACGGAGGAGAAGAGTCCTGGCGCTATGTACGTGGCATCATCGTCTCCCTTATCCGACAAGGCATTACCCAACAAATTGCTGATGTCCGACGTGAGATGCAGACTATAGCCGCGGATTCGCCTCAGCAAGAACAGTTATTTGAAATTTTGATGCGGCTGGAAGCAACACGACGAGCATATGATGAAGACGACGGTTTGTGA
- a CDS encoding DUF6318 family protein, producing MNHIYSNFQKASVLVFCACVSATLSSCNEVQQEPRALGTQETQTRHEHVIPPRPVLEAPTEPELSGDARTDAVAVAKHFVMFYPYMLKTGDTSYWEKHSGAECKFCQEVLAEERNKKDETWIDSTILILDQVNGIVSENENRYEIQFLVERRDVVIHGRYSDEEQSPDKYHVVVSLEKKSTWQITNFQIGDGAGFTGRIG from the coding sequence ATGAATCACATATACAGTAATTTTCAGAAAGCTAGCGTCTTGGTTTTCTGTGCTTGTGTAAGCGCAACACTTTCTTCATGTAATGAGGTACAACAAGAGCCGAGGGCCCTCGGGACTCAAGAAACACAGACACGCCACGAACATGTTATCCCGCCACGTCCAGTACTTGAGGCTCCTACTGAGCCAGAGCTTTCTGGCGATGCACGAACCGATGCCGTCGCGGTGGCGAAACATTTCGTTATGTTTTACCCGTACATGTTAAAAACTGGTGATACTTCGTATTGGGAAAAGCATTCAGGCGCCGAATGTAAATTCTGCCAAGAAGTGTTGGCGGAGGAGCGCAATAAGAAAGATGAAACCTGGATTGACAGTACTATCTTGATACTAGACCAAGTTAACGGGATCGTTAGTGAGAATGAGAACCGGTATGAGATCCAGTTTTTGGTGGAAAGACGAGACGTCGTAATTCATGGCCGATACTCTGATGAAGAACAAAGTCCAGACAAGTATCACGTTGTAGTTTCTCTTGAAAAGAAATCAACATGGCAGATCACTAATTTCCAGATAGGCGATGGTGCAGGTTTTACTGGAAGGATTGGCTGA